The Calypte anna isolate BGI_N300 chromosome 2, bCalAnn1_v1.p, whole genome shotgun sequence genome includes a window with the following:
- the GSDME gene encoding gasdermin-E: MFAKATKNFVRETDSGGDLIPVSHLNASDKLQLLSLVTKRKKLWCWQKPKYHFLTVTLSDVLTEDKPIKPVIVESDFAKYTGKFEDLVQGSIETSFGKISLGAGGRGYVQNQSSFGNLRKQEVDLQQLMKDVKDRTINLNNSLLQQVMERKREVLCILTEKIVTTQKCTIHEHTQTEEKISGLMGWSTKIVKVSVSENGSMMKDSSVILEIPPATTIAYGVIELFIKQSGHFEFCLLDEQQGGFEKESTEGSTSPHSAVFRDASFLYQPDAVDHEMYSGAKNFIPSDASLSVLKQDLSQLKTQFQPFVKLPEYRQRALYKALCELLLHEEMVTALEDMLDDTCTGDKPDLKELKPAQQGDLVDFLQLLGCSLQDELLLQKYQPQDEELFTAAHLLVSAISELPDYTRVLLRACCDLQVVPALCGLPDMASADGTVALSSPLVAALTDRGRFDVVQRLFASSNIILEMKESSVKAVTMKEPRFFPLVLYVALHGFGALGGKIEELC; encoded by the exons ATGTTTGCAAAAGCAACAAAGAATTTTGTGAGAGAAACTGACAGTGGAGGTGACTTGATCCCTGTCTCCCACCTGAATGCCTCAGACAAGCTGCAGCTTCTAAGCTTAGTTAccaagaggaagaaattgtggtgctggcagaagcccAAGTATCATTTCTTGACAGTCACCCTGAGTGATGTGCTTACTGAAGACAAACCTATAAAGCCAG TAATTGTGGAATCTGACTTTGCAAAATATACGGGGAAGTTTGAAGATCTTGTTCAAGGAAGTATTGAGACTTCATTTGGAAAGATTagcctgggagctggaggaaggggcTATGTGCAAAACCAGTCCTCATTTGGAAACCTGAGGAAGCAGGAGGTTGACTTGCAGCAGCTTATGAAGGACGTCAAGGACAG aacaaTAAATCTTAACAATAGTTTACTGCAGCAAGTGATGGAAAGAAAACGGGAAGTGCTGTGCATCTTGACAGAAAAGATAGTAACAACTCAAAAGTGTACCATACATGAACATAcccagacagaagaaaaaatcagTGGACTGATGGGATGGAGTACAAAAATAGTAAAG GTTTCAGTGAGTGAAAATGGAAGTATGATGAAGGATTCCAGTGTAATCCTTGAAATTCCTCCTGCAACCACTATTGCCTACGGTGTAATTGAACTGTTTATAAAGCAGAGTGGCCACTTTG AATTCTGTCTGCTAGATGAACAGCAAGgaggttttgaaaaagaaagcactgaagGTTCAACTTCTCCCCACTCAGCAGTATTCAGAGATGCTTCATTTCTGTATCAGCCAGATGCTGTTGATCATGAGATGTACTCTGGGGCTAAAAACTTCATTCCCAGTGATGCTTCTTTAAGTGTATTGAAACAAG ATCTGTCACAGTTGAAGACTCAGTTCCAGCCCTTTGTGAAGCTTCCAGAATACAGGCAAAGAGCTTTATATAAAGCCCTTTGTGAACTCTTGCTCCATGAAGAAATGGTAACTGCCCTGGAGGACATG TTAGATGATACCTGCACAGGAGACAAACCAGATCTGAAGGAGTTAAAACCTGCACAACAAGGAGACCTTGTTGACTTCTTGCAGCTCTTGGGGTGCAGTTTACAGGATGAGCTGTTGTTACAGAAATACCAGCCTCAGGATGAGGAACTCTTCACAGCTGCTCACCTCCTCGTCAGTGCTATCTCTG AGCTTCCTGATTACACTCGTGTCCTGCTGCGTGCCTGCTGTGATCTTCAGGTTGTTCCTGCATTGTGTGGCTTG CCTGACATGGCTTCAGCCGATGGCACGGTGGCGCTGAGCAGTCCTTTGGTGGCTGCTCTCACTGACAGAGGAAGATTTGATGTTGTGCAAAGGCTGTTTGCATCATCCAACATTATTTTGGAAATGAAAGAGTCTTCTGTAAAAGCTGTAACTATGAAGGAACCCAGGTTCTTCCCCCTTGTTCTTTATGTCGCGTTGCATGGATTTGGCGCTTTAGGTGGGAAGATAGAGGAGCTCTGCTGA